From the Opitutia bacterium genome, one window contains:
- a CDS encoding polysaccharide export protein, whose amino-acid sequence MLVLIASLGVCGLLQAAEPAATSSYRLFVRDLVQVTVQGEADVSVQRRVDGAGEIAVPLLGPVKVVGLTLAQAQAEIRRRYVAEEIFIRPEVVVSVVEYSPKEVMVLGQVGKQGKLSLSPEAAGMPIIEAITGAGGFTRIAKSDAVRVTRKDEGGAERIFTVDVEKMLSGRGGAEPFQLQPGDVVFVPERVF is encoded by the coding sequence ATGCTGGTCCTTATTGCCTCGCTCGGAGTCTGCGGCCTGTTGCAGGCGGCCGAGCCCGCGGCGACGAGCAGCTATCGGCTGTTTGTGCGCGACCTCGTGCAAGTCACGGTGCAAGGCGAGGCTGACGTATCGGTCCAGCGTCGCGTCGACGGTGCCGGTGAGATCGCCGTGCCGCTTCTCGGCCCAGTGAAGGTCGTCGGGTTGACGCTCGCGCAGGCGCAGGCCGAGATCCGCCGCCGCTACGTCGCCGAGGAGATTTTCATCCGACCCGAGGTCGTGGTGAGCGTCGTCGAATACAGTCCGAAGGAGGTCATGGTCCTCGGCCAGGTGGGCAAACAGGGCAAGCTGTCGCTGTCCCCGGAGGCGGCCGGCATGCCCATCATCGAAGCCATCACGGGGGCGGGCGGTTTCACGCGCATTGCCAAGAGCGACGCCGTGCGAGTGACGCGCAAGGACGAGGGTGGGGCCGAGCGGATCTTCACCGTCGATGTGGAAAAAATGCTCTCCGGGCGCGGTGGCGCCGAGCCGTTCCAGCTGCAGCCGGGCGACGTCGTGTTCGTGCCTGAGCGCGTTTTTTGA
- a CDS encoding outer membrane beta-barrel protein, giving the protein MSKIIHRLAIFAAANLIVASSLAAAEVGRSRVVTTLAARLDYDSNIFVNQSEVRDWIYSMNGGVRMIHDVSEVTTDVGVSANGQIFADHSDQNSFDPSIDGRIGYVPSDKTNLKLSGAFRRTSMANESLNTRAKSNDLTFGGQWEHLTTEKLGVRLTADYAKSDYRTAGFSDTANYLVGVDAVYVYSPKLRTYAGFAWGESWTANRAFNRRNAGGDDKRYTIGFEGELAPKITGDLNFGVVQREFAVSNFGDDSAFFIASRLSWAAAQKTVWSLRVNQGLNVTASDQSVKNFDAGLVLSQELAERLNLEGSLGYTRARYSSFGGAGARNDHGLSARVRLNYAFSENATFDASAGLRDNNSTLAVSDYQQVNIGAGFTYRF; this is encoded by the coding sequence ATGAGCAAAATCATCCATCGCCTCGCCATTTTCGCTGCTGCGAACTTGATCGTCGCCAGCAGCCTTGCCGCCGCCGAAGTCGGTCGCAGCCGCGTCGTAACCACCTTGGCTGCGCGCCTCGATTACGACTCGAACATTTTCGTCAATCAGAGCGAAGTGCGCGACTGGATCTACTCGATGAACGGTGGCGTGCGAATGATCCATGACGTCAGCGAAGTGACGACGGATGTCGGCGTTTCGGCGAACGGACAGATCTTTGCCGATCATTCGGACCAGAATTCCTTCGATCCCAGCATCGACGGCCGCATCGGTTACGTGCCCTCGGACAAGACGAACCTGAAGCTCTCGGGCGCTTTCCGCCGCACGTCGATGGCCAACGAATCGCTGAACACCCGCGCGAAGTCCAACGACCTCACGTTCGGTGGCCAGTGGGAACACCTCACGACGGAGAAGTTGGGTGTGCGCCTGACCGCTGACTACGCCAAGAGCGACTACCGGACGGCCGGATTCAGCGACACGGCCAACTACTTGGTCGGCGTCGACGCCGTCTACGTCTATTCGCCCAAGCTGCGCACCTACGCGGGCTTTGCCTGGGGCGAGTCTTGGACGGCCAATCGCGCCTTCAACCGCCGCAATGCCGGCGGCGACGACAAGCGCTACACGATCGGCTTCGAGGGTGAACTCGCGCCGAAGATCACGGGCGACCTGAATTTCGGTGTGGTCCAGCGTGAATTTGCGGTGTCGAACTTCGGTGACGATAGCGCGTTCTTTATCGCGAGCCGTCTGTCTTGGGCGGCGGCGCAGAAGACCGTCTGGTCGCTCCGCGTGAACCAAGGCCTCAACGTGACGGCCTCCGATCAATCGGTGAAGAATTTCGATGCCGGCCTCGTGCTCTCGCAGGAACTGGCGGAGCGCCTCAACCTGGAAGGCAGCCTTGGTTACACGCGTGCCCGCTACAGCTCCTTCGGTGGCGCCGGTGCTCGCAACGACCATGGCCTGAGCGCGCGCGTGCGCCTGAACTACGCCTTCTCGGAGAATGCCACCTTCGACGCTTCGGCGGGTCTGCGTGACAACAACTCCACTTTGGCGGTTTCGGATTACCAACAAGTCAACATCGGTGCCGGCTTCACGTATCGCTTCTGA
- a CDS encoding nucleotidyltransferase family protein, producing MNVTPEQRFLLQLTRAALGRTEAHLDPVGVSWPRFIAEVDRHRLAPFLQRHVAPLISAHCPPPVAQQIHAASAETTRRSLQQTGELFRLLKLLADASVPAFAVKGVALSQQLHGSLGGRFAGDVDLVVAPEHALRADAVLQAAGLRRTRPEQQLTPRQSRAFIALKPEFEYLRLDGPGGALRVELLWRLEGIDALGPRANVSLGGRETRTLALEDHALFLLQHGARHAWFRLFWLVDIVRLLQRPELDWSALHARARAAGSDRALRQGVALAAELLGAPLPPALAHISADASLLAEARRQLGRAPVANETALEWARQLHYRTGLARGLTTKWRVLAPHVFSPASWQMWQLPDRWFWLYYPATPFLWLWRYVRRS from the coding sequence ATGAATGTCACGCCCGAACAGCGTTTCCTCCTCCAACTCACGCGCGCAGCGCTGGGGAGGACGGAAGCGCACCTCGACCCGGTCGGCGTGTCGTGGCCCCGGTTCATCGCGGAAGTCGATCGCCACCGCCTAGCCCCTTTCCTCCAACGTCACGTGGCCCCTCTGATCTCCGCCCACTGTCCGCCGCCCGTGGCGCAGCAGATCCACGCCGCCTCGGCGGAGACTACGCGGCGCTCACTCCAGCAAACCGGAGAACTGTTCCGCCTGCTCAAGCTCTTGGCCGACGCCAGCGTGCCCGCGTTTGCCGTGAAGGGCGTGGCCCTATCGCAGCAATTGCACGGATCGCTCGGTGGCCGTTTTGCCGGTGACGTCGATCTCGTGGTCGCACCCGAACATGCGTTGCGCGCCGACGCCGTCCTCCAAGCGGCCGGCCTGCGCCGCACGCGGCCGGAGCAACAACTCACTCCACGCCAAAGCCGTGCCTTCATCGCATTGAAACCCGAATTCGAGTATCTCCGCCTCGACGGCCCGGGCGGCGCACTGCGCGTCGAATTGCTATGGCGACTCGAGGGCATCGATGCCCTTGGGCCGCGGGCCAACGTGTCTCTCGGCGGCCGCGAAACCCGCACGCTCGCCCTCGAGGACCACGCGCTTTTCCTCCTGCAACACGGCGCGCGCCACGCATGGTTCCGACTCTTCTGGCTCGTGGACATCGTCCGGCTCCTCCAACGCCCGGAACTCGATTGGAGCGCACTGCATGCACGCGCACGCGCCGCCGGATCCGACCGCGCCCTGCGCCAAGGCGTGGCACTCGCGGCAGAACTTCTCGGCGCGCCGCTCCCGCCCGCCCTCGCCCACATTTCCGCCGATGCCTCGCTGCTGGCCGAGGCACGCCGCCAGCTTGGGCGCGCTCCCGTCGCGAACGAGACCGCCCTCGAGTGGGCGCGACAACTCCACTACCGCACCGGCCTCGCTCGCGGCCTCACCACGAAATGGCGCGTGCTCGCGCCCCACGTGTTCTCCCCCGCCAGCTGGCAAATGTGGCAACTGCCCGACCGCTGGTTCTGGCTCTACTATCCCGCGACGCCTTTCCTCTGGCTGTGGCGCTACGTGCGCCGGAGCTGA
- a CDS encoding sulfotransferase: MSEIPLHLVPGAEWRVAWLATDGQGYTEPFFDDTLRRLRRLPANRGGELRTTPLAALEGVEDREPDLIVFHVSRCGSTLFAQMLAALPQHTVLAEPPLADEILRLPRTRAATTDIERIAWLRGAIASLARPHATASRRLFVKLDCWHIFDVPLVRRAFPRTPFIFLHRHPVEVLASLMRQPSMTLVRDTVLPEQLGLTRAERDALTPVEHAAAILGAFFRAAHEHRGQLHAVDYAQLPDFVWQALPGCAFDAGERASLAAAAQRDAKNPSANFQPDSARKRAAATPELLAAAERWTLPHYAAFLAATRGHANCGA, encoded by the coding sequence ATGAGCGAAATACCGCTGCACCTCGTTCCCGGCGCCGAGTGGCGCGTGGCCTGGCTCGCGACCGACGGACAAGGATACACCGAACCGTTCTTCGACGACACGTTGCGACGCTTGCGTCGGTTGCCGGCCAATCGCGGTGGAGAGCTCCGCACCACTCCGCTCGCCGCGCTCGAGGGAGTCGAAGACCGCGAGCCAGACCTAATCGTCTTCCACGTCTCACGCTGCGGCTCCACGCTGTTCGCGCAAATGCTCGCTGCGCTGCCGCAACACACCGTGCTCGCCGAGCCTCCGCTGGCGGACGAGATTTTGCGGCTCCCGCGCACGCGCGCCGCCACGACCGACATCGAGCGCATCGCGTGGCTGCGCGGCGCGATCGCGTCATTGGCACGACCACACGCAACGGCGAGCCGGCGGCTGTTCGTGAAGCTCGACTGCTGGCACATTTTCGACGTGCCGCTCGTGCGCCGCGCGTTCCCGCGCACACCCTTCATTTTTCTTCACCGCCATCCGGTCGAGGTGCTCGCGTCGCTGATGCGCCAACCGAGCATGACGCTCGTGCGCGACACCGTGCTGCCCGAACAACTCGGCCTCACCCGCGCCGAGCGCGACGCGCTTACTCCGGTGGAACACGCCGCCGCAATCCTCGGCGCGTTCTTCCGCGCCGCGCACGAACACCGCGGCCAACTGCATGCCGTCGACTACGCGCAGCTGCCCGACTTCGTGTGGCAGGCGCTGCCCGGTTGCGCGTTCGACGCCGGTGAACGCGCGTCGCTTGCCGCCGCGGCGCAGCGTGACGCCAAAAATCCCAGCGCGAATTTTCAACCCGACAGCGCACGTAAGCGCGCCGCAGCGACGCCCGAGTTGCTCGCAGCCGCCGAACGCTGGACCCTGCCGCACTACGCCGCATTCCTCGCGGCCACTCGCGGTCACGCAAATTGCGGCGCGTAG
- a CDS encoding GNAT family N-acetyltransferase, whose protein sequence is MDAFLTLRPVRADDEPFLRNLRAHVDVERLGLQHWKNDDESVEMARRVVDMQFAAHAAHYRQVKSARDTKDCIIELNGHPVGRFIVTQDAERVNLSDIAVHPNFRGQGIGVAVIQSTMNECQGSKRLLHLQVDVDNSVLQLYLNLGFRVIGEGASHYLMEWVPPSLIGQTQVFAPKTTP, encoded by the coding sequence GTGGACGCTTTTCTTACTCTCCGCCCGGTTCGCGCCGATGACGAACCGTTCCTCCGCAATCTCCGTGCGCATGTCGATGTTGAGCGGCTCGGCCTGCAGCATTGGAAAAACGATGACGAGTCCGTGGAGATGGCGCGCAGGGTCGTGGATATGCAATTCGCCGCGCACGCCGCGCACTACCGGCAGGTCAAGAGCGCGCGCGACACGAAGGATTGCATCATCGAACTCAACGGACACCCGGTCGGACGTTTCATCGTCACGCAGGACGCGGAACGCGTGAACCTTTCCGACATCGCCGTGCATCCGAATTTTCGCGGCCAGGGCATCGGCGTCGCGGTGATCCAGTCGACCATGAACGAGTGCCAGGGCAGCAAGCGGCTGCTGCACCTCCAGGTCGACGTCGACAACTCGGTTCTCCAACTCTACCTGAATCTCGGCTTCCGCGTGATCGGGGAAGGCGCGTCGCACTATTTGATGGAGTGGGTGCCGCCGAGTCTGATCGGACAGACGCAGGTCTTCGCACCGAAAACGACGCCGTGA
- a CDS encoding tail fiber protein, with the protein MSEPFVGEIKQFGFNFNPRGYAYCAGQLLPISQNQALFALIGTYFGGNGTSNFQLPDLQGRVTIGQGAGAGLPAYNLGTKGGVAQLSLTTANMPAHTHGIGYTTQPSINNLTAQTTINAFTRPTARTDSPQGSLLSVSQDAVTGNNVNAYATAGNAATLATNAAVTQVSAQFNPGTLAVQPNGGSQPFSITPPFVAITYCIALLGVFPVRS; encoded by the coding sequence ATGTCAGAACCGTTCGTCGGCGAAATCAAACAGTTCGGCTTCAACTTCAACCCGCGCGGCTACGCCTATTGCGCGGGCCAGTTGCTGCCCATCAGTCAAAACCAAGCGCTGTTCGCGCTCATCGGCACCTACTTCGGTGGCAACGGAACGTCGAACTTCCAGCTCCCCGACCTGCAAGGTCGCGTCACCATCGGCCAAGGCGCCGGTGCGGGCCTTCCGGCCTATAACCTCGGCACCAAAGGCGGCGTTGCCCAGCTCTCGCTGACCACCGCCAACATGCCGGCGCACACCCACGGGATCGGCTACACGACCCAGCCGTCAATCAACAACCTGACTGCGCAAACCACCATCAACGCCTTCACCCGTCCGACCGCGCGCACCGACAGCCCTCAAGGCTCCCTGCTCAGCGTTTCGCAGGACGCCGTCACGGGCAACAACGTGAACGCGTATGCGACCGCCGGTAACGCCGCCACCCTCGCCACGAATGCGGCCGTCACCCAAGTGTCCGCGCAATTCAATCCGGGGACGCTCGCCGTCCAACCGAATGGCGGCAGCCAGCCCTTCAGCATCACCCCACCCTTCGTCGCGATCACCTACTGCATCGCGCTGCTCGGCGTTTTCCCGGTCCGCAGCTGA
- a CDS encoding vitamin K epoxide reductase family protein: MINRLILWLALAGMILTLHLWIQKSRGFDQGCLGLATHADVVIEKGCREVSELPGGHLFGVSNAAWGYAFYFTVALLAFGKIVSAPIWARRMHAASEVLTAVAFLYSLWLVYQMAAAGTWCVLCLVSAGFVTLLVAAHAAVRSRGGFQPVEESARGRELGLAVGGLFAMSGVLVGVVLFVNRLGTRPLEQGTTGAEVQRLVGRALPLYIDGDRLQEMRACRFDQSGSVLDMVNFVGRDTPFVGDARALRVVLFVDPNCPHCAVYFPEFMQAAESLKERAGFTVVPLMLWETSRRQVAALKLAEGSGKYFELWRAMFKQQAGPRKGMTTEQIAVLFRELGLDATNLEQRLAALGPSVDRARAAAQAGGIELVPAVFIGGRQVWLGNESPECLAKLVDRVAAEVAAKK, encoded by the coding sequence ATGATCAATCGGCTGATACTCTGGCTGGCGCTGGCGGGAATGATCCTGACGTTGCATCTGTGGATTCAAAAGTCGCGCGGGTTCGACCAGGGCTGTCTCGGGTTGGCGACGCACGCTGACGTGGTGATCGAGAAGGGGTGCCGGGAGGTGAGCGAGTTGCCGGGCGGGCATCTGTTCGGCGTTTCGAACGCCGCGTGGGGCTACGCGTTCTATTTCACCGTGGCGCTGCTGGCGTTCGGAAAGATCGTGTCGGCGCCGATCTGGGCGCGGCGGATGCACGCGGCGAGCGAGGTGCTCACGGCGGTGGCGTTTCTCTATTCGCTATGGCTGGTTTATCAGATGGCGGCGGCGGGGACGTGGTGCGTGTTGTGCCTGGTCTCCGCGGGGTTCGTGACTTTGTTGGTGGCGGCGCATGCGGCGGTGCGTTCGCGTGGCGGTTTCCAGCCGGTCGAGGAGTCGGCGCGGGGCCGCGAACTCGGGCTGGCCGTCGGCGGGCTGTTCGCGATGTCGGGCGTGCTCGTGGGGGTGGTGCTTTTCGTGAACCGTCTCGGCACGCGGCCGCTGGAGCAGGGGACGACGGGAGCCGAAGTGCAGCGGCTGGTGGGGCGGGCGCTGCCGCTCTACATCGACGGCGATCGGTTGCAGGAAATGCGGGCGTGTCGCTTCGATCAAAGCGGATCGGTGCTGGACATGGTGAATTTCGTGGGGCGTGACACGCCGTTCGTGGGTGACGCGAGAGCGCTGCGCGTCGTGCTGTTCGTCGATCCCAATTGCCCGCATTGCGCGGTCTATTTTCCGGAGTTCATGCAAGCGGCGGAGTCGCTGAAGGAGCGCGCGGGCTTCACGGTGGTGCCGCTGATGTTGTGGGAAACGTCGCGGCGGCAGGTCGCGGCGCTGAAGCTCGCGGAGGGAAGCGGGAAGTATTTCGAGCTGTGGCGCGCGATGTTCAAGCAGCAGGCCGGGCCGCGGAAGGGGATGACGACCGAGCAGATCGCCGTTCTATTTCGCGAGCTGGGGCTCGATGCGACAAACCTCGAACAGCGACTGGCCGCGCTGGGCCCGTCGGTGGATCGGGCGCGGGCGGCGGCGCAGGCAGGTGGCATCGAACTCGTGCCGGCGGTCTTTATTGGCGGGCGGCAAGTGTGGCTGGGCAACGAAAGCCCCGAGTGCCTGGCTAAGCTTGTCGATCGTGTGGCCGCCGAGGTCGCGGCCAAAAAATAA
- a CDS encoding acyltransferase, with amino-acid sequence MPGLDGLRALAITLVLAAHLPFLPGLGERAMRWKVNLGLLGVELFFALSGFLIGGILLRTGERLRSPRVMGGFWLNRWLRTLPNFYLIFAVNLVLGLWVFTRRHEPWQTFGLTAIFSQNLTRPPGWFFTEAWSLSVEEWFYLLLPAGLWIGLKLRRGFGETYVAMGSLMIVGTVVRRVLFPGDPSWPYGENLVVLNRFDALGCGVMAAWLAWTQAEAWRRYAVPAAVGGLLLIGGALGLRDTVDATAGGWRAVWPLLQPLGGALLLPALSGWAGWHAPKLGVATATLARWSYSLYLVNSLIAFTVTRMMSSAAAASGAVAWLGNAVFFLASLGFACALHHAWEAPILRLRERIPWCREANAARLERPVG; translated from the coding sequence ATGCCCGGACTCGATGGGTTGCGGGCGCTGGCGATCACGCTCGTGTTGGCGGCGCACCTGCCGTTTTTGCCCGGCCTGGGCGAGCGGGCGATGCGTTGGAAGGTCAACCTGGGGTTGCTGGGGGTCGAACTGTTCTTCGCGCTGAGCGGTTTTCTGATCGGCGGAATCCTGCTCCGCACGGGAGAGCGGCTGCGGTCGCCGCGGGTGATGGGCGGCTTCTGGCTGAATCGCTGGCTGCGGACGCTGCCGAATTTCTACCTGATTTTCGCGGTGAATCTCGTGCTGGGGCTGTGGGTCTTCACGCGGCGGCATGAGCCGTGGCAGACGTTCGGGCTCACCGCGATTTTCAGTCAGAATCTGACGCGGCCGCCGGGGTGGTTTTTCACCGAGGCGTGGTCGCTCAGCGTGGAGGAGTGGTTCTATCTTTTGCTGCCGGCCGGGCTGTGGATCGGCCTGAAACTGCGGCGGGGATTCGGCGAGACCTACGTGGCGATGGGCAGCCTCATGATCGTCGGCACGGTGGTGCGGCGCGTCCTGTTTCCGGGCGATCCGTCGTGGCCGTATGGCGAAAATCTGGTTGTCCTCAACCGATTCGACGCGCTGGGCTGCGGGGTCATGGCGGCGTGGCTGGCGTGGACGCAGGCGGAAGCGTGGCGGCGCTACGCGGTCCCGGCGGCGGTGGGCGGACTGCTCCTGATCGGCGGGGCGTTGGGGCTGCGCGACACGGTCGATGCGACGGCGGGCGGCTGGCGCGCGGTGTGGCCGCTGTTGCAACCGCTCGGTGGCGCACTGTTGCTGCCGGCCCTGTCGGGCTGGGCGGGCTGGCATGCGCCCAAGCTCGGAGTTGCGACCGCCACCTTGGCCCGCTGGTCCTACTCGCTGTATCTGGTGAATTCGTTGATCGCGTTCACGGTGACGCGCATGATGTCGTCCGCCGCCGCCGCGAGCGGCGCGGTGGCGTGGCTCGGCAACGCGGTGTTTTTCCTCGCGAGTTTGGGTTTCGCCTGCGCGTTGCACCACGCGTGGGAGGCGCCGATATTGCGCTTGCGTGAGCGCATCCCGTGGTGCCGCGAGGCGAATGCGGCGCGGCTCGAGCGACCGGTGGGGTGA
- a CDS encoding glycosyltransferase family 39 protein, translated as MRVPLIRSVLDSCLRWLDGAPLRAELLAWSLLVACVALALRGGRSDGAPDGRGRRALFVFVLVACLAAFRWPALFVPETFNIDESQMVSGAVTLRHDPVFWRSIEGQTIGPLDYYALVLPTWWGGRNVFLGARTLGLLLVGAVIVLTYRTARRTLPERVARVAVLPLLAFFAFTRDGEFLHYSSEQLPIALIALAIAALVRGEAGGGRRWSLLAGIALGLAPLAKMQAAPLVAALMAGVAGWRWWQRAAPARAGLDLRWLLAGFGAVWLALAAYATGFHVWPDMLASYFRANLFYVDANTEQVARWRVWRAIAAATLRHAEFAPLLLTTLALVGAAAIGGARPRGHVAWLAMLGGLASVGALAGVLAGARTFAHYLLLLTPGLGLLLASGFGALLAAESSRARAWRLAGWVLLLGGGLVLPAANRLVQGNRFAGQYRENRANAAGVPNPVVTELRRWVAPGEPLAVWGWEPLMYLRTGCWQATRDPSTRRQVEAGADRAYYRARYLDDLRRSNPRALVDTTAAHRRGFGFEHFPEFVAYLERHYVFVAEIERRRVYVRRDVVAHGAAASRSEGGR; from the coding sequence ATGCGAGTGCCCCTGATTCGGTCAGTCCTCGATTCCTGCCTCCGCTGGCTCGACGGTGCTCCGCTGCGTGCGGAGTTGCTGGCGTGGTCGCTGCTCGTCGCGTGTGTCGCGCTCGCGCTGCGGGGCGGGCGAAGCGATGGAGCGCCGGACGGACGCGGTCGCCGCGCGCTCTTCGTGTTCGTGTTGGTGGCGTGTCTCGCGGCCTTCCGCTGGCCGGCGCTGTTCGTGCCGGAGACTTTCAACATCGACGAGAGCCAGATGGTTTCGGGAGCGGTGACGTTGCGGCACGATCCGGTTTTCTGGCGTTCGATCGAGGGCCAGACGATCGGGCCGCTCGATTACTATGCGCTGGTGCTGCCCACGTGGTGGGGCGGACGGAACGTGTTCCTCGGCGCGCGCACGCTCGGCCTGCTGTTGGTGGGTGCGGTGATCGTGCTCACTTACCGGACGGCTCGCAGGACGCTGCCGGAGCGGGTCGCGCGGGTCGCGGTGCTGCCGTTGCTGGCGTTCTTCGCCTTCACGCGCGACGGGGAGTTTCTGCATTACTCGAGCGAACAGTTGCCGATCGCGCTGATCGCATTGGCTATCGCGGCTCTCGTGCGGGGGGAAGCCGGCGGCGGGCGGCGCTGGTCGCTGCTCGCCGGAATCGCGCTCGGTCTCGCGCCGCTGGCGAAAATGCAGGCGGCGCCGCTCGTGGCGGCGCTCATGGCGGGCGTGGCTGGCTGGCGGTGGTGGCAACGCGCCGCGCCGGCGCGCGCTGGTCTCGATCTGCGTTGGCTGCTGGCGGGCTTCGGCGCCGTGTGGCTCGCGCTCGCCGCGTATGCGACCGGGTTCCACGTCTGGCCCGACATGCTCGCGTCGTATTTCCGCGCCAATCTGTTCTACGTCGACGCGAACACCGAGCAGGTGGCGCGGTGGCGGGTCTGGCGGGCGATTGCGGCCGCCACGTTGCGCCACGCGGAATTCGCGCCGCTGTTGCTGACGACGCTCGCGCTGGTCGGTGCGGCGGCAATCGGCGGCGCGCGGCCGCGCGGGCATGTTGCGTGGCTCGCCATGCTCGGCGGGCTCGCGAGCGTCGGCGCGCTGGCCGGCGTGCTGGCGGGGGCGCGGACGTTTGCGCATTACCTGCTGCTGCTCACGCCGGGCCTCGGTTTGTTGCTCGCGAGTGGATTCGGTGCGCTGCTCGCGGCGGAGTCGTCGCGAGCGCGCGCCTGGCGTTTGGCCGGCTGGGTGCTGCTGCTGGGCGGCGGGCTCGTGTTGCCGGCGGCGAACCGGCTGGTGCAGGGCAATCGGTTCGCTGGGCAGTATCGTGAGAATCGCGCGAATGCCGCGGGCGTGCCGAATCCGGTCGTGACCGAGTTGCGGCGCTGGGTGGCGCCGGGCGAGCCGCTGGCGGTGTGGGGCTGGGAGCCGCTGATGTATTTGCGGACGGGCTGTTGGCAGGCGACGCGCGACCCGAGCACGCGGCGACAGGTGGAAGCGGGCGCTGATCGCGCGTATTATCGCGCGCGTTATCTGGACGACCTGCGCCGGAGCAATCCGCGGGCGTTGGTGGACACGACGGCGGCGCATCGGCGCGGCTTCGGGTTCGAGCATTTTCCGGAGTTCGTTGCCTATCTCGAACGCCACTACGTCTTCGTGGCCGAGATCGAGCGGCGGCGCGTCTATGTGCGGCGCGATGTGGTCGCGCACGGCGCGGCGGCGAGCCGGTCGGAGGGCGGGCGATGA